One genomic region from Pantoea alfalfae encodes:
- a CDS encoding autotransporter outer membrane beta-barrel domain-containing protein — MNNSTDLNKRVKAMVLAGGMGMLPLVSPAAIVGSQRGGDITLADGTTLIADQSSGDGYYGILVTGATAAEVTAGSGSTVTVKDPEHYAKGIFIQAANSHFTADKLILNVSGISAVAMELSGKQVTANLGSGSSVTSIGSGIAYAEGVVVSNQSSLQAEASSISTQGTNGIALRVSGYGSNVDLGRDSSIQTNGANSHGVQVDTLTGDAINDAATLKAEALTINTLGDTSQGINIQDNGSVDLGSHSTIITTGQTSAGIWSLGELTADHLTISTSGTTSPGISARENSLINVGAGSVISSAQTGGLVAMDNNAILNFSGSEEERNTIQSGGYGASAQSTGAVINLVNTDIVLKQSDMVGRGLWSLGGGVINGEDISITGPDTGIGVVAWNGGQTNLTGDLSINMASPDGVAIATLYAEGFAPGVITSQGKAEITGSVVSLGGLIDLNLEPGSLWSGSATSDNVNGGHLNVSLTNSTWNVSQTSNLDNLTLNNSLADLSAATDDATYSTLTIANLSGSGNFTLRTNLVGDGEGVNNTGDKIVVTESSAGEYGLNILNRGSAITTGNEVLTVVETTDGVATFRGNTDVELGGYVYSVNKQGTNWVLSSPKAPEAPAADEQPAIPADNNIQPASDEKPSADQHPVAPTDNNIHPASDKDIKENGNPTQPAEQNHNSTITTTANAGANFLNIGYLMNYAEMQTLMQRMGDVRQGKTSGNVWLRGMDGRFSGFANGKLSNFSMNYSGYQFGVDKRLSDDLPIYLGLFMGATEGSPHYRAGDGTTKSEHFGIYGTWLNDAGFYLDGVLKFNRLRNQFDVSDTQNNRVSGHGVSSGLSGSLEAGKKFSFSDDLTGFYLEPQFQLTAGHQDGTSVQASNGLNINLSSYKSMMGRASVLAGYEVNQSNYKLNAYVKTGVLREFDGDAAYALNGSDERLSFKGNGWNNGIGVSAQISNHTLFIEGDRVNGNRFNQRQVNAGYRFSF, encoded by the coding sequence ATGAATAATAGTACTGACTTAAATAAACGCGTAAAAGCGATGGTACTGGCGGGTGGTATGGGTATGTTGCCTCTGGTCAGTCCGGCGGCTATTGTCGGAAGCCAGAGAGGCGGAGATATTACGCTGGCAGATGGCACCACATTAATCGCCGATCAATCATCTGGCGATGGTTATTATGGCATTCTTGTAACAGGTGCAACCGCTGCTGAAGTGACAGCCGGTTCGGGCAGCACAGTTACGGTGAAAGACCCTGAGCATTACGCTAAGGGAATTTTCATCCAGGCTGCGAACAGTCACTTTACTGCTGATAAATTAATTCTCAATGTTTCAGGAATATCCGCAGTGGCGATGGAGCTCAGTGGAAAGCAGGTTACTGCCAATCTGGGATCAGGTAGCTCCGTCACATCGATTGGATCAGGTATTGCTTACGCAGAGGGGGTGGTTGTAAGCAATCAATCCTCGTTGCAGGCCGAAGCATCGAGTATCAGTACCCAGGGCACCAACGGTATTGCACTGCGCGTCAGCGGTTACGGGTCAAACGTTGATTTAGGCCGTGACAGTAGTATACAGACCAACGGGGCCAACAGTCATGGCGTACAGGTGGATACACTGACCGGTGATGCGATTAATGATGCCGCAACGCTTAAAGCGGAAGCGCTGACCATTAATACTCTGGGCGACACCTCGCAGGGCATCAATATTCAGGATAATGGCTCGGTTGATCTGGGCAGCCACTCAACCATTATCACCACAGGTCAGACTTCTGCAGGCATCTGGAGCCTGGGTGAACTGACTGCCGATCATCTGACAATCAGCACATCTGGCACGACTTCTCCTGGCATTTCAGCCAGAGAAAATAGCCTGATAAATGTCGGCGCAGGCAGCGTGATCTCATCAGCGCAGACTGGCGGCCTTGTTGCAATGGATAATAATGCCATCCTCAACTTTTCAGGCAGTGAAGAGGAACGCAACACCATTCAGTCTGGCGGTTATGGCGCATCCGCGCAATCGACAGGTGCAGTGATCAATCTGGTAAACACAGATATTGTTCTTAAACAATCAGATATGGTCGGCAGAGGCCTTTGGTCTCTGGGGGGAGGCGTGATTAATGGCGAAGACATCAGCATCACCGGCCCTGATACAGGAATCGGTGTTGTCGCCTGGAATGGTGGCCAGACCAATCTGACAGGCGATCTCTCTATCAATATGGCCTCTCCGGACGGAGTAGCAATAGCAACACTCTACGCCGAAGGGTTTGCCCCGGGTGTTATTACTTCTCAGGGGAAAGCGGAAATCACCGGCAGCGTAGTATCGCTGGGGGGGCTGATCGATCTTAATTTAGAGCCGGGTTCACTGTGGTCCGGTAGTGCTACCAGCGATAATGTGAATGGCGGTCATTTAAACGTCAGCCTCACCAACAGCACATGGAACGTTAGTCAAACATCTAATCTTGATAACCTGACATTAAATAACTCACTGGCAGACCTTTCTGCAGCAACAGACGATGCGACCTACTCCACTCTGACCATTGCTAACCTGAGTGGTAGCGGCAACTTTACCCTTCGTACCAATCTGGTCGGCGATGGTGAAGGGGTAAATAATACTGGCGACAAAATCGTGGTGACCGAAAGCAGCGCAGGTGAGTACGGTCTGAATATTCTGAACCGCGGCAGTGCCATTACCACAGGAAATGAAGTGCTGACCGTTGTTGAAACTACCGATGGTGTCGCGACGTTCAGGGGCAACACCGACGTTGAACTGGGTGGCTATGTCTATTCGGTCAACAAACAGGGGACTAACTGGGTTCTCTCATCGCCAAAAGCGCCTGAAGCGCCTGCTGCAGATGAGCAACCCGCTATTCCAGCGGATAACAACATTCAACCTGCTTCTGATGAAAAACCCTCAGCAGACCAACACCCCGTAGCCCCAACGGATAACAACATTCACCCTGCTTCAGATAAAGACATTAAAGAAAATGGAAATCCTACACAGCCAGCAGAACAAAATCACAATTCAACAATCACCACCACAGCGAATGCAGGCGCCAACTTCCTTAACATCGGTTATCTGATGAATTATGCCGAAATGCAGACTCTGATGCAGCGTATGGGTGATGTGCGCCAGGGAAAGACGAGCGGCAATGTCTGGCTGCGCGGAATGGATGGGCGTTTTAGTGGTTTTGCCAATGGCAAGCTGAGCAATTTCAGCATGAATTATTCAGGCTATCAGTTTGGGGTAGATAAACGCCTGTCCGATGATCTGCCGATTTATCTGGGCTTGTTTATGGGAGCAACAGAGGGCTCGCCTCATTATCGTGCTGGCGATGGCACGACTAAATCTGAACATTTTGGTATCTACGGCACATGGCTGAATGATGCAGGCTTCTACCTGGATGGCGTACTGAAATTCAACCGCCTGAGAAATCAATTTGATGTCAGCGATACGCAGAATAATCGCGTATCCGGACATGGTGTCTCATCAGGCCTGAGTGGATCACTCGAAGCCGGCAAGAAGTTCAGCTTCTCTGACGACCTTACTGGCTTTTACCTGGAACCACAGTTTCAGCTGACTGCCGGTCATCAGGATGGAACCTCTGTACAGGCGTCGAATGGCCTCAACATTAATCTCTCAAGTTACAAATCCATGATGGGAAGAGCCAGCGTACTGGCAGGTTATGAAGTCAATCAGAGCAACTACAAACTCAATGCTTATGTCAAAACAGGTGTTTTGCGCGAGTTTGACGGGGATGCTGCTTATGCTCTGAATGGTTCAGATGAACGCCTCTCGTTTAAAGGTAATGGCTGGAATAACGGTATCGGTGTCAGTGCGCAAATCAGTAACCATACCCTTTTTATTGAAGGAGATAGGGTAAATGGAAATCGCTTCAACCAGCGCCAGGTTAACGCCGGTTATCGTTTTAGTTTTTAG
- a CDS encoding NirD/YgiW/YdeI family stress tolerance protein, with amino-acid sequence MKKILWMILAFITSGSAYARQEVTVAVAKTLRDDRQVTLTGTITGRADDDHYWLKDPTGRIRVDIDDDDDDDRYLIGKKVRVSGEVDRDDGYSEINVDRVYILK; translated from the coding sequence ATGAAGAAAATATTATGGATGATCCTGGCCTTCATCACTTCAGGCTCGGCATATGCCCGGCAGGAAGTCACGGTCGCAGTGGCGAAAACCCTGCGCGACGATCGTCAGGTTACGCTCACGGGAACGATCACTGGCAGGGCCGATGATGATCACTACTGGTTAAAAGACCCGACTGGCCGCATCCGTGTCGATATAGACGATGATGATGACGATGATCGCTATCTGATTGGTAAAAAGGTACGGGTCAGCGGTGAAGTTGACCGGGATGATGGCTACAGCGAAATCAACGTAGATCGTGTTTATATTCTGAAATAA
- a CDS encoding putative hemolysin, translating to MKIINRITVGSLMLATLHISACTPHHAEPQRLVMQNPASQWCLQRGGQQVKDESLSTSTLYCLLPSGERIEQWALYHRDHPQ from the coding sequence ATGAAAATCATAAACAGAATAACAGTTGGCTCCCTGATGCTGGCCACGCTACACATTAGTGCCTGCACGCCCCATCATGCTGAGCCACAGCGCCTGGTAATGCAAAATCCTGCAAGTCAATGGTGCCTGCAGCGTGGCGGACAGCAGGTAAAGGATGAATCATTGAGCACCAGCACACTCTACTGCCTGTTACCTTCAGGAGAAAGGATTGAGCAGTGGGCGT